A window from Gammaproteobacteria bacterium encodes these proteins:
- the pcnB gene encoding polynucleotide adenylyltransferase PcnB has protein sequence MKKITGWRSQPDGKPAADIIPRPKHPISRKHISANALKVLYRLHNHGYQAYLVGGGVRDLMLGLRPKDFDVVTDARPEQVKALFRNCRLVGRRFRLAHITFGREIIEVATFRARHADNVKTKASGVVIQDNVYGTIDEDALRRDFTVNALYYNIADYSVVDFVGGVHDLKKRQLSVIGDPMVRYREDPVRMLRAVRLATKLGLKIVPASAKPIPKLAYLLSEVPPARLWDECNKLFLAGYAHPTWHKLVETGLADVLFPMTAQALKSADGKAFREFIDRATLSTDERIAQHKPVNPAFLFAVLLWLPVLHNTQKWQGKGLHYADAFQKAASEVLARQCEIVAIPKRFTSVIRDIWLLQNQLPKRAGKRAERLMAHPRFRAAYDFLLLRAAPESEEADIGQWWTQYQAADATERRRLIRLVSPRQRKHRRGRKPRHKRTASS, from the coding sequence AATGCGCTGAAGGTCTTGTATCGTCTGCACAACCACGGGTATCAGGCTTACCTCGTGGGCGGTGGCGTGCGTGACTTAATGCTTGGATTACGCCCAAAGGATTTCGATGTGGTCACGGATGCTCGACCAGAACAAGTCAAGGCGTTATTTCGCAACTGTCGTCTCGTCGGCCGCCGATTTCGACTAGCCCATATTACTTTTGGTCGCGAAATTATCGAAGTTGCGACTTTTCGGGCGCGTCATGCCGACAACGTCAAAACCAAGGCATCCGGAGTCGTCATTCAAGACAATGTGTATGGCACCATTGACGAAGACGCGCTGCGACGCGATTTCACTGTCAACGCCCTTTATTACAACATTGCCGACTACAGTGTCGTCGATTTTGTCGGCGGCGTGCATGATCTCAAAAAACGCCAACTCAGCGTGATTGGCGATCCGATGGTGCGGTACCGAGAAGATCCGGTGCGAATGCTGCGCGCGGTTCGGTTGGCCACTAAGCTGGGCCTCAAGATCGTCCCCGCCTCGGCAAAACCGATTCCAAAACTTGCCTATCTTTTGAGCGAGGTGCCGCCGGCTCGCTTGTGGGATGAATGCAATAAGCTTTTTCTCGCTGGCTATGCACACCCCACTTGGCATAAATTGGTGGAAACTGGCTTGGCAGACGTTCTATTCCCAATGACAGCACAAGCGCTCAAAAGTGCTGATGGAAAAGCGTTTCGAGAGTTTATTGATCGCGCTACCCTGTCGACAGATGAACGTATCGCCCAACACAAACCGGTTAACCCTGCGTTCTTGTTCGCTGTTTTACTCTGGCTTCCCGTGCTCCACAACACGCAAAAGTGGCAGGGCAAAGGATTGCATTATGCCGACGCTTTCCAAAAAGCCGCCAGCGAGGTGCTTGCCCGCCAGTGTGAAATCGTCGCCATCCCAAAACGCTTTACCAGCGTCATTCGCGACATTTGGTTATTGCAGAATCAGCTGCCAAAACGTGCCGGGAAGCGTGCAGAACGCTTAATGGCACACCCCCGATTCCGGGCGGCATACGATTTTCTCTTACTGCGTGCCGCTCCAGAAAGTGAAGAAGCCGACATCGGGCAATGGTGGACACAGTATCAGGCGGCGGATGCGACCGAGCGCCGCCGTTTAATTCGTCTGGTGTCACCAAGACAACGCAAACATCGTCGAGGCAGGAAACCACGGCATAAACGTACGGCATCATCATGA
- the panB gene encoding 3-methyl-2-oxobutanoate hydroxymethyltransferase: MKSVSLRTLHHMKQEGEKSVCLTAYDATFALIAAQAGVDMLLVGDSLGMVVQGHRSTVPVTIDDMCYHTSAVSRGLDHSERRPWLISDMPFMSYATPEQMLNNAAKLAQAGAQMVKVEGGRWLAEGIRKLVERGISVCGHLGLTPQSVDALGGYRVQGRDTHSARQIYEDALELVDAGIAMLVLECVPAKLAADISQKLPVPVIGIGAGPDTDAQVLVLHDMLGVTPNLKPKFVRNFMDGAASIQQAIENYVKAVKNKEFPTEEHSF, translated from the coding sequence ATGAAAAGTGTCAGCTTGCGCACGCTTCACCACATGAAACAGGAGGGCGAAAAAAGTGTCTGTCTGACCGCTTACGATGCCACTTTTGCCCTGATTGCCGCTCAGGCAGGCGTCGATATGCTGTTGGTGGGCGACTCCCTCGGCATGGTTGTGCAAGGACATCGCTCTACCGTCCCGGTCACCATTGATGATATGTGTTACCACACAAGCGCCGTGAGCCGAGGGCTGGATCACAGTGAGCGGCGACCTTGGCTGATCAGCGATATGCCATTTATGAGTTATGCCACACCTGAACAAATGCTCAACAATGCCGCGAAACTGGCTCAGGCGGGTGCCCAAATGGTCAAAGTAGAAGGTGGTCGTTGGCTGGCTGAAGGGATTCGGAAACTTGTCGAACGCGGCATCAGTGTTTGTGGACACTTGGGACTCACGCCGCAATCTGTCGATGCGTTGGGGGGCTATCGCGTCCAAGGCCGAGACACCCACTCTGCCCGACAGATTTATGAAGATGCCCTTGAACTCGTTGATGCCGGCATCGCCATGCTCGTATTGGAATGTGTTCCAGCCAAACTGGCCGCAGACATTTCCCAAAAACTGCCAGTGCCAGTGATCGGCATAGGTGCAGGCCCTGATACCGACGCCCAAGTGCTCGTATTACACGATATGCTTGGCGTGACCCCGAACCTCAAGCCAAAATTTGTCAGAAATTTCATGGACGGCGCGGCGAGCATACAGCAAGCCATAGAAAACTATGTCAAGGCCGTGAAAAATAAAGAATTTCCAACTGAGGAGCACAGTTTCTGA
- the folK gene encoding 2-amino-4-hydroxy-6-hydroxymethyldihydropteridine diphosphokinase: MKYATAYIGLGANLGDPVQQLHQALAAITRLTGTKLVQASSFYRNPAIGPEQPDYVNAVAEILTSLAPLDLLDALQAVERKAGRRREYEQRWGPRPLDLDILLYDNKVIEHERLVVPHVEMRHRPFVIFPLLEIAPHITLPTGEPVASLAKALSPECLRKI; this comes from the coding sequence ATGAAGTATGCGACGGCATATATTGGCTTGGGTGCAAATCTCGGCGATCCGGTGCAACAATTGCACCAAGCGCTGGCGGCCATCACTCGGCTAACCGGAACCAAACTTGTCCAAGCCTCAAGCTTTTACCGGAACCCAGCCATCGGACCGGAACAACCGGATTATGTGAATGCGGTTGCTGAAATCCTCACGTCGCTCGCACCACTCGACCTTTTGGATGCGCTCCAAGCCGTTGAACGTAAGGCAGGTCGACGCCGTGAGTATGAGCAACGTTGGGGGCCCCGACCGCTGGATCTCGATATCTTGTTGTACGACAATAAAGTCATTGAACATGAACGCTTGGTGGTACCACATGTGGAAATGCGGCATCGCCCGTTTGTGATTTTTCCACTCCTGGAAATCGCACCGCACATCACTTTGCCAACGGGTGAACCCGTGGCGTCGCTTGCCAAAGCTCTGAGTCCTGAATGCCTGAGAAAAATATGA
- a CDS encoding pantoate--beta-alanine ligase — protein sequence MTTVVLDSLTKLRTWVKEKKQKAQRIGFVPTMGNLHAGHLNLMDLAHQHADVVIASIFVNPMQFGAGEDYERYPRTLAEDIQKLNQHHLDAVFTPTVDLIYPDGVAPHTRVHVPNLSDILCGAHRPGHFDGVATIVTKLFNLVQPDVAVFGQKDYQQLVIIRKMVRDLALPIDIIGAPIAREPDGLAMSSRNQYLTPDERRIAPVLHHTLKTVAQRAIAPDSDWSMLESWAAETLTAKGFVVDYVEIRRQHDLARPTPNDKALVVLAAAKLGQTRLIDNITFQK from the coding sequence ATGACCACCGTGGTATTGGACAGTCTCACAAAGTTGCGGACATGGGTGAAAGAGAAAAAACAAAAAGCGCAACGCATTGGCTTCGTCCCAACCATGGGCAACCTGCATGCTGGCCACTTGAATCTTATGGATTTGGCCCATCAGCATGCCGACGTCGTCATCGCGAGCATTTTCGTCAACCCAATGCAGTTTGGTGCCGGTGAGGACTATGAACGTTACCCTCGCACGCTGGCGGAAGATATCCAGAAGCTAAACCAGCACCATTTGGACGCTGTGTTTACGCCCACGGTTGACTTGATTTACCCGGACGGTGTTGCGCCACACACCCGTGTTCATGTGCCGAATTTGTCAGACATCTTATGTGGTGCTCATCGCCCTGGTCATTTTGATGGTGTTGCCACCATCGTCACCAAATTGTTCAATCTTGTCCAACCAGATGTGGCGGTTTTCGGACAAAAGGATTATCAGCAACTGGTCATCATCCGCAAAATGGTACGTGATTTGGCGCTCCCTATTGATATCATCGGCGCGCCGATTGCGCGAGAACCCGATGGCCTTGCCATGAGCTCGCGAAATCAGTATTTGACGCCTGACGAACGTCGAATAGCGCCAGTGCTACATCACACACTGAAAACTGTTGCCCAACGTGCTATAGCGCCTGATTCCGATTGGTCCATGCTGGAATCCTGGGCCGCCGAAACGCTGACAGCGAAAGGCTTTGTCGTCGATTACGTTGAAATCAGACGACAGCACGATCTGGCGCGTCCCACACCAAATGACAAAGCGCTCGTGGTGCTTGCTGCCGCCAAACTGGGGCAGACGCGACTTATCGACAATATCACTTTTCAAAAATAA
- the lipA gene encoding lipoyl synthase, which translates to MRIPVQVQTGEKYKTPQGFSAIKNGIRAPKKGEPPQLGRKPEWLKVRIPDGRGYRQVKDIVRTNRLATVCEESMCPNIGECWNHGTATLMIMGAVCTRACRFCSVDTGNPNGWLDPDEPQHAANAVRLMGLKYVVLTSVDRDDLPDGGAGHYAACVRAIKEVNPDTAIETLTPDFSGVEEHVARVLDAGVDVYAQNVETVKRLTHPVRDPRASYETTLAVLKFAKAHRPSVLTKTSLMLGLGETDEEIRETLQDLRAHNVDIVTFGQYLRPTRNHLPVERYVTPEEFAKYREWGLEMGFLEVVSGPFVRSSYRAERVLEKNNCGLSS; encoded by the coding sequence ATGCGTATCCCGGTTCAGGTTCAGACCGGGGAGAAATATAAGACGCCGCAAGGTTTTTCGGCCATCAAGAATGGCATTCGCGCGCCAAAAAAGGGTGAGCCGCCGCAATTGGGACGCAAGCCAGAATGGTTAAAAGTACGCATCCCCGATGGCCGCGGTTATCGCCAAGTCAAAGACATTGTGCGCACCAACCGTTTGGCCACCGTATGTGAAGAATCGATGTGCCCGAACATTGGCGAATGTTGGAACCATGGGACGGCAACACTGATGATCATGGGGGCGGTATGCACGCGGGCCTGCCGTTTTTGTTCGGTGGATACAGGAAATCCCAACGGCTGGCTGGATCCAGACGAACCTCAGCACGCCGCCAATGCGGTTCGTCTTATGGGGCTTAAATATGTGGTGTTGACCTCGGTGGATCGGGATGACCTGCCAGATGGTGGGGCTGGCCATTATGCTGCCTGTGTGCGAGCCATCAAGGAAGTGAATCCGGACACAGCCATTGAGACTTTGACCCCGGACTTCAGCGGCGTTGAGGAACATGTGGCCCGGGTATTGGACGCGGGCGTGGATGTGTATGCCCAAAATGTGGAAACAGTGAAGCGGTTGACGCATCCGGTACGGGACCCGCGTGCCAGTTATGAGACAACACTGGCCGTGCTCAAGTTTGCCAAAGCCCATCGTCCTTCTGTGTTGACCAAGACATCATTGATGCTGGGCTTGGGAGAAACGGACGAAGAAATTCGGGAAACGCTTCAAGACTTGCGTGCGCACAATGTGGATATTGTGACCTTTGGCCAATATCTCAGGCCAACGCGCAACCACTTGCCAGTGGAGAGGTATGTGACGCCGGAGGAGTTTGCCAAATACCGCGAGTGGGGCCTCGAGATGGGGTTTCTCGAAGTGGTGTCAGGGCCATTTGTGCGTTCCAGCTATCGTGCCGAGCGTGTCTTGGAAAAGAACAACTGTGGCTTATCCAGCTGA
- a CDS encoding deoxynucleoside kinase, translating into MKPHNLDHALIVVEGPIGVGKTTLARRLATTLNAQLVLEMAEQNPFLERFYQDRTTFALPAQLHFLFQRKRQLEPLRQPDLFRTPVVMDYLLEKDRLFAEINLNEEELELYQQVYQHLAPSCPTPDLVIYLQAPVEILMQRVRKRALPAEKTIGLDYLKQISDAYTRFFHFYDDAPLLIVNASGLDLVENEAHYHALLTRIAETRSGRNYFNPLTI; encoded by the coding sequence ATGAAACCACACAATCTTGACCATGCACTTATTGTTGTTGAAGGACCTATCGGGGTCGGAAAGACGACCTTGGCGAGACGACTTGCCACGACCTTAAATGCACAACTGGTGCTTGAGATGGCAGAACAAAACCCTTTTCTCGAGCGCTTCTATCAGGACAGAACCACTTTTGCCTTGCCAGCCCAGCTCCACTTTCTATTCCAACGAAAAAGGCAACTTGAACCGCTTCGTCAACCTGATCTATTTCGAACGCCGGTGGTGATGGATTATTTACTCGAGAAGGATCGGCTGTTTGCGGAAATCAATCTCAATGAAGAAGAACTCGAACTATACCAGCAGGTCTACCAGCATCTTGCCCCCAGTTGCCCAACACCAGATTTGGTCATCTATCTCCAAGCGCCGGTCGAAATCCTCATGCAACGCGTTCGAAAACGCGCACTCCCGGCAGAAAAAACGATCGGTCTCGACTATCTTAAACAAATCAGTGATGCCTACACGCGCTTTTTTCATTTTTATGACGACGCGCCACTGTTGATTGTCAACGCCTCGGGGCTGGATCTTGTCGAGAATGAAGCGCATTATCACGCTTTATTGACACGTATTGCTGAAACGCGCTCCGGTCGCAACTATTTTAACCCGCTCACGATATGA